Proteins encoded together in one Lathyrus oleraceus cultivar Zhongwan6 chromosome 5, CAAS_Psat_ZW6_1.0, whole genome shotgun sequence window:
- the LOC127085673 gene encoding zinc finger CCCH domain-containing protein 53, with translation MDGYEATRIVFQRIQTMDPENASKIMGLLLLQDHGEKEMIRLAFGPESLLHSVIFKARNELGLALNSPSTTPQSPSPFSSSNPVPISRQNSNSNSNSSRVLNSGMTHPLNLSIPNPNSSWADDSSSMNTSSPFYGNGGVSDSIDEFQLQDQLSFLNDGTSSPSLKNSDLFYSQSELSSSPSGGGSVGNGNGNVNGVDPSFFPYGYGGSIHRRSCSVNDACLVSEDPNSGLGWKPCLYYARGYCKNGTSCRFLHGGFGDGGEGAVGSPNKIEMMDQCHEQLLRSKSLQQQRLAAMATSSFPYSPKSLSLLLQQQQSDTHRAAAAALMMNEDLQKFGRSRLERNDFSLNNIGMMNPASRQIYLTFPADSTFREEDVSNYFSIYGPVQDVRIPYQQKRMFGFVTFVYPETVKLILAKGNPHFVCDARVLVKPYKEKGKVPDKKQLQMDRGDFSPCGTPTGLNGGDPFDLQAGGRMYYNTQDILWRRKLEEQAELQQALELQSRRLMSLQLLDIKKQHHRALSSGSPIPSPTQSPNMFNQNFAFSSFHSSSESQEENGSGSGSGSGSGSVSAASIPVDPQLNIVNGGEGENGNSDTSGKQTSTHEDSDLQECLEHNLPDSPFASPTKAIGDYMAAFNTGPNEAIDSDASASSANSKFSTNTVLPPSSPLDIGPFTSYNCQIPRFTSGHGTIGMIAGTGGPIGI, from the exons ATGGATGGTTATGAAGCTACTAGGATTGTTTTTCAAAGGATCCAAACCATGGACCCTGAAAACGCTTCCAAAATAATGGGTTTACTTCTTCTTCAAGACCATGGTGAGAAAGAAATGATTAGATTAGCTTTTGGTCCAGAATCACTTCTTCATTCAGTGATTTTCAAAGCTAGAAATGAGTTAGGATTAGCTTTGAActctccttcaacaacacctcAATCACCTTCACCTTTTTCCTCAAGCAATCCTGTTCCAATTTCAAGACAAAACTCAAACTCAAACTCAAACTCATCTAGGGTCTTAAACAGTGGCATGACTCATCCTTTGAATCTCAGTATCCCAAATCCGAATTCATCTTGGGCTGATGATTCTAGTTCCATGAACACTTCTTCGCCTTTTTACGGTAATGGAGGAGTTTCTGACTCTATTGATGAGTTTCAGCTTCAAGACCAGCTCTCTTTTCTTAACGATGGAACTTCGTCGCCTTCGCTAAAGAATTCGGATTTGTTTTACTCTCAGTCAGAGTTATCTTCTAGTCCTAGTGGTGGTGGAAGTGTTGGTAATGGTAATGGTAATGTTAATGGTGTTGACCCTTCGTTTTTTCCGTATGGTTATGGAGGTTCGATTCATCGAAGAAGCTGTTCGGTGAACGATGCTTGTTTGGTTTCTGAGGATCCGAATTCTGGCTTAGGTTGGAAGCCATGTCTTTACTATGCTAGAGGCTACTGTAAGAATGGAACTAGCTGTAGGTTTCTTCATGGCGGTTTCGGAGATGGCGGTGAAGGCGCTGTTGGTTCTCCTAATAAGATTGAGATGATGGATCAGTGTCACGAACAGCTTCTTAGATCTAAATCTCTTCAGCAACAACGACTCGCTGCCATGGCTACTTCATCTTTTCCTTACTCACCTAAGAGCTTGAGTTTGCTTCTTCAGCAGCAACAAAGTGATACTCATAG AGCTGCAGCTGCAGCACTTATGATGAATGAAGATTTGCAGAAATTTGGAAGGTCGAGGTTGGAAAGAAATGATTTTTCTTTGAACAATATCGGAATGATGAATCCGGCTTCTCGGCAGATATACTTGACTTTTCCAGCTGATAGTACTTTTAGAGAGGAAGATGTTTCAAACTACTTCAG TATTTATGGGCCGGTTCAAGATGTCAGGATTCCGTATCAGCAAAAAAGGATGTTTGGATTCGTTACGTTTGTTTATCCTGAGACAGTGAAACTCATTTTAGCGAAAGGAAACCCTCATTTTGTTTGTGATGCGCGAGTGCTTGTTAAGCCTTACAAGGAGAAAGGCAAAGTCCCCGACAA AAAGCAGCTACAAATGGATAGGGGAGACTTTTCTCCTTGTGGTACACCTACTGGACTAAACGGCGGAGATCCGTTCGATCTTCAAGCTG GAGGGAGAATGTACTACAATACTCAAGACATTCTCTGGAGGAGGAAGTTAGAAGAACAAGCTGAACTTCAACAAGCTCTCGAGCTTCAAAGTAGACGACTCATGAGTCTTCAACTTCTCGACATCAAAAAGCAACACCATCGCGCACTTTCCTCCGGAAGTCCAATTCCTTCACCAACTCAATCTCCTAACATGTTCAATCAAAACTTTGCATTTTCATCTTTCCACAGCAGCTCAGAAAGCCAAGAGG AGAACGGCTCTGGTTCGGGTTCAGGCTCCGGCTCCGGCTCCGTTAGCGCTGCATCAATTCCCGTTGATCCGCAACTAAACATTGTCAatggaggagaaggagagaaTGGAAACAGTGACACAAGTGGCAAACAAACCTCAACTCATGAAGATAGTGATTTACAAGAATG CTTGGAGCATAATCTCCCTGATAGCCCTTTTGCTTCCCCTACTAAAGCTATTGGTGACTACATGGCTGCCTTCAACACTGGACCTAATGAGGCCATTGATTCAGATGCTTCAGCTTCATCTGCCAACTCCAAATTTAGTACTAACACAGTTCTTCCACCGTCGTCTCCTCTCGACATCGGGCCTTTCACATCCTATAACTGCCAAATACCTAG GTTCACTTCTGGCCACGGAACCATCGGCATGATCGCCGGAACCGGTGGACCAATTGGCATTTAG